A genome region from Acinetobacter lwoffii includes the following:
- a CDS encoding DUF2798 domain-containing protein: MAASQRPTIIGHIPKLPAKWALIIVPFILSCLMSGIISMINMLRNLGWIDGFMALWFHNWMISWAIAFPIVVTLLPFVRKFTGLLVDMSGPQPPK, from the coding sequence GTGGCTGCATCACAACGTCCGACCATTATCGGTCATATTCCCAAACTCCCTGCAAAATGGGCATTGATTATTGTGCCTTTTATCCTGTCCTGCCTGATGAGTGGCATTATTTCCATGATCAATATGCTGCGCAATCTCGGCTGGATTGATGGATTTATGGCACTCTGGTTTCATAACTGGATGATTTCATGGGCGATCGCGTTCCCGATTGTGGTGACCTTATTGCCGTTCGTGCGCAAATTCACTGGACTATTGGTCGATATGTCCGGACCTCAGCCACCCAAATGA
- the gshA gene encoding glutamate--cysteine ligase — MSQPESTSQNVLPTWVESSLIKGMLRGIERESLRMQSDGFLSQAAHPRALGSALTHPHITTDYSEALMEFITPPQDSIKKALDYLSDIHAIVHRHLENDEKLWPLSMPCMLDSRDDSIPLAQYGSSNIGLFKTLYRHGLGVRYGRRMQTISGVHYNLSFPDHLFEALQQQEQDEALKTLSLQDYRSHRYMGLIRNFIRLTPLVMFLIGASPAVCQCFMTGRDHFLLPLVKGTLYSPYATALRMGRFGYQNSAQKQLGIHYNNLQDYLDGLQKAVKTPYKPFSRLGLDDANGQPIQINDHVLQIENEYYSLVRPKQVPLAGETPSQALENRGIAYVELRAVDVNPYSPIGINEDTAGFLEVVALYCLLQDSPALLSDEQDIIEQNQAEVVNRGRAPNAAIMENGQSYPIEDWCAMHLQRMHPLAKLLNSAYDTTLYTDALKTMMIRVDEVDATLSALVVGDTREQGGMWHFGQHLAQQHSSIYEEHQLSPETLAYFEEMSQKSLQQQQQLEQDSSVSFADYLAQYR, encoded by the coding sequence ATGAGTCAACCTGAATCGACTTCCCAAAATGTGTTACCGACCTGGGTCGAGTCGTCACTCATCAAAGGCATGCTGCGTGGTATCGAGCGTGAAAGCTTACGTATGCAAAGTGATGGTTTCCTGTCACAGGCAGCGCATCCTCGTGCCTTGGGTTCAGCCTTGACTCATCCACATATCACCACGGACTATTCTGAAGCATTGATGGAGTTTATTACTCCGCCACAGGACAGTATTAAAAAGGCGCTGGACTATCTCAGCGATATTCATGCAATTGTACATCGCCATCTGGAAAATGATGAAAAGCTCTGGCCTTTGTCGATGCCGTGTATGCTGGACAGCCGCGATGACAGTATTCCGCTGGCACAGTATGGCAGCTCGAATATCGGTTTATTTAAAACCTTGTATCGTCATGGTCTAGGTGTGCGTTATGGCCGCCGTATGCAGACGATTTCAGGTGTGCATTACAACCTGTCTTTCCCGGATCATCTGTTCGAGGCCTTACAACAGCAGGAACAGGACGAGGCTCTGAAGACATTGAGCTTGCAGGATTATCGCAGTCATCGCTATATGGGCCTGATCCGCAACTTTATTCGTCTGACCCCACTGGTGATGTTCCTGATCGGGGCCAGTCCGGCGGTTTGCCAGTGCTTTATGACTGGCCGTGATCATTTCTTGCTGCCATTGGTGAAAGGCACCTTGTATTCGCCTTATGCGACTGCGCTACGTATGGGACGCTTTGGCTATCAAAACTCTGCGCAGAAACAGCTCGGTATTCACTACAATAATTTGCAGGACTATCTGGATGGGCTGCAAAAAGCCGTCAAAACGCCGTATAAACCGTTTAGCCGTTTGGGACTAGATGATGCCAATGGCCAGCCGATCCAGATCAATGATCATGTGCTGCAAATCGAAAATGAATATTACAGCCTGGTGCGCCCGAAACAGGTGCCGCTTGCCGGTGAAACCCCGTCACAGGCACTGGAAAATCGTGGGATTGCCTATGTCGAGTTACGTGCAGTCGATGTCAATCCATACAGCCCGATCGGCATTAATGAAGATACGGCCGGTTTCCTTGAAGTGGTAGCCTTGTACTGTTTATTGCAGGACAGTCCGGCGCTCCTCAGCGATGAACAGGATATTATTGAACAGAATCAGGCCGAAGTGGTGAACCGTGGCCGTGCGCCAAATGCCGCAATTATGGAAAATGGCCAGTCTTATCCGATTGAAGATTGGTGTGCCATGCATTTGCAGCGTATGCATCCCTTGGCCAAGCTGTTAAATTCAGCCTATGACACTACTCTCTATACCGATGCATTAAAAACCATGATGATCCGGGTCGATGAAGTCGATGCCACCTTGTCTGCCTTGGTGGTGGGTGATACACGTGAACAGGGCGGTATGTGGCATTTTGGCCAACATCTGGCCCAGCAACATAGCAGTATCTATGAGGAACATCAGCTCAGTCCGGAAACACTGGCTTATTTTGAAGAAATGTCACAAAAGTCATTGCAGCAGCAACAGCAACTCGAGCAAGATAGCAGCGTCAGTTTTGCTGATTATTTAGCCCAATATCGATAA
- a CDS encoding DUF445 domain-containing protein, whose product MQTESISPSLQRSKRFATIALVVAVLTWLALMVAAKLLPEYVWLIHILMLSAEAGVVGGLADWYAITVLFRNPFGRLPIPKFLRDHTEIIPRNKARIAESMGRFVQENFLSPQIVQRSLDSTDLSLAAGRWLANPQNNVQVTQVIQQTVPKIFEFVGQEQIAGFIQSNSVQWVKNTQINTLASEMLHAVLDNDFHQDVLQRGLDVAHAWMTSHPEQTRELTRNLFKEMGVWKLAKGASWIGIDVQQRSIDSVIGRVEAMLADPDHPWRLKIENMGHSWMLQLADNDSEASQRLNETKDALLDSPQVLDFISGAVVILCDAIKADLQKPDSGIAENLRIAIQQVGENIISNASVRELLNKRLSSIAVDLSDQYSEKVIRFISERIHEWDSSEMIDKIENEVGGDLHMIRVNGVVVGACIGLVLGIIRAAVEHLI is encoded by the coding sequence ATGCAGACAGAGAGTATCTCCCCGAGCTTACAACGCAGTAAACGTTTCGCGACCATCGCCCTGGTGGTCGCCGTACTGACCTGGTTGGCATTGATGGTGGCAGCCAAATTGCTACCTGAATATGTCTGGCTCATTCATATTCTGATGCTCTCGGCAGAAGCGGGTGTGGTCGGTGGTCTTGCGGACTGGTATGCGATTACCGTGCTGTTTCGTAACCCTTTTGGCAGATTGCCCATTCCCAAGTTTTTACGCGACCATACCGAAATCATTCCACGCAACAAGGCCCGTATTGCAGAGTCGATGGGCCGTTTTGTGCAGGAAAATTTTCTTTCTCCGCAAATTGTACAGCGCAGTCTGGACAGTACCGACCTGAGTCTGGCTGCAGGACGCTGGCTGGCCAATCCACAAAATAATGTCCAAGTGACTCAGGTCATTCAACAGACGGTTCCTAAAATCTTTGAATTTGTCGGACAGGAACAGATTGCCGGATTTATCCAGAGCAACAGTGTGCAATGGGTCAAAAATACCCAGATCAATACTCTGGCCAGCGAAATGCTGCATGCCGTTCTGGACAATGATTTCCATCAGGATGTGCTACAGCGTGGACTGGATGTGGCACATGCCTGGATGACCTCGCATCCGGAACAAACCCGCGAGCTGACCCGCAACCTGTTTAAGGAAATGGGCGTGTGGAAACTGGCCAAAGGCGCCAGCTGGATCGGGATTGACGTGCAACAACGCAGTATTGATTCCGTGATCGGGCGGGTTGAAGCCATGCTGGCCGATCCAGATCATCCGTGGCGACTTAAAATTGAGAACATGGGACATAGCTGGATGTTGCAGCTGGCAGATAATGACAGTGAAGCCAGCCAGCGTCTGAATGAAACCAAAGATGCCTTACTGGATAGTCCACAGGTGCTGGATTTTATCAGCGGTGCGGTGGTGATTTTATGTGATGCGATCAAGGCTGACTTGCAAAAACCTGATTCGGGTATTGCGGAAAATCTCAGAATTGCCATTCAACAGGTCGGTGAAAATATCATCTCGAATGCTTCGGTTCGTGAGCTGCTGAATAAACGTCTGAGCTCTATCGCGGTTGACCTGAGTGACCAGTACAGTGAAAAAGTGATTCGCTTTATCAGCGAGCGCATTCACGAATGGGATTCAAGTGAGATGATCGACAAGATTGAAAATGAAGTCGGCGGTGACCTGCATATGATCCGGGTCAATGGGGTCGTGGTCGGTGCCTGTATCGGTCTGGTGCTCGGGATTATCCGGGCGGCGGTAGAGCATTTAATTTAA
- a CDS encoding DUF924 family protein, with translation MNYQDILDFWFHADSQPLWFSQSHEFDQSIAQQFMSTHQQAARAELWGWRKTAEGRLAEIIVLDQFSRNLFRDSPQAFAQDSLALALAQEAISLNLDQQLSPEQRAFLYMPFMHSESKLIHEFALKLFQRLGNPTNLEFEKKHKVIIDRFGRYPHRNQILGRESTNEELTFLTQPDSSF, from the coding sequence ATGAATTATCAAGATATTTTAGACTTCTGGTTTCATGCGGACAGCCAGCCCTTATGGTTTAGCCAAAGTCATGAATTCGACCAAAGTATTGCGCAGCAGTTCATGAGCACTCATCAGCAGGCAGCCCGGGCTGAACTTTGGGGCTGGCGTAAAACAGCAGAAGGTCGGCTGGCCGAAATTATTGTGCTAGATCAATTTTCACGAAATTTATTCCGTGATTCTCCCCAAGCTTTTGCCCAAGACAGTTTGGCACTGGCCTTGGCTCAGGAAGCCATCAGCCTGAACCTGGATCAACAGCTCAGTCCAGAACAACGTGCCTTTCTGTATATGCCATTTATGCACAGCGAATCCAAACTAATTCATGAATTCGCCTTAAAACTGTTTCAGCGTCTGGGCAATCCGACCAATCTGGAATTCGAGAAAAAGCATAAAGTCATTATTGACCGCTTTGGACGTTACCCGCATCGGAACCAAATCCTGGGTCGTGAATCGACCAATGAAGAACTTACTTTCCTGACCCAGCCCGATAGCAGTTTTTAA
- the argS gene encoding arginine--tRNA ligase: MNTAIQAALDHAVHTLQAQGVLPSDWNNTSNLTRTKDRSHGDFASNIAMIASKAAGMKPRDLAEKILAALPEVADISKAEIAGPGFINFFLNADQRFAVLDQIQAQQATYGRTQVNADKRIQVEFVSANPTSSLHVGHGRGAAYGMTVANLLEATGAKVDREYYVNDAGRQMDILATSTYLRYLELTGQELVFPKNAYQGDYVKEIAQSIIDQDGDAYVRPVADVYKDVPEDVQFAAELDADGNKVVLSGDKEKHIDGLIFNSQALIGTGYRVFLQAALKAILDDIKDDLGEFGVTFNQWFSEESLTDKIEEALQTLDQRGFLYELDGNIWFKSTAFGDEKDRVVKRRNGQTTYFASDIAYHLNKLQRGYTDIIDIWGSDHHGYIARVKAAIDALGYDSKKLTVLLVQFVSLWRGGEMVQMSSRSGQFVTLRDLRKEVGNDAARFYYVMRKSEQHIDFDLDLAVSQSKDNAVYYIQYAHARICRMLEKAASTNVNFDATAARNLAAKLELDAETEILAKLAAYPEILVRAANSYEPHQIGNYLKELAALFHGWYNDNKVLGDDAELTQARLLLSVNVRQVLRNGLELLGVSAPESM, encoded by the coding sequence ATGAATACGGCAATACAAGCAGCTCTCGATCATGCAGTGCACACTTTACAGGCACAAGGCGTACTCCCATCTGACTGGAACAATACAAGTAATTTGACGCGTACCAAAGACCGAAGCCATGGTGACTTTGCGTCGAATATTGCCATGATCGCGTCGAAAGCTGCGGGTATGAAGCCACGTGATTTAGCGGAAAAAATTCTTGCTGCCCTGCCTGAAGTGGCGGATATCAGCAAGGCAGAAATTGCCGGTCCTGGTTTTATTAACTTCTTCCTGAATGCTGACCAGCGCTTTGCAGTCCTTGATCAAATCCAGGCACAACAGGCGACTTATGGTCGTACCCAGGTCAATGCGGATAAACGTATTCAGGTTGAATTCGTTTCTGCCAACCCAACCTCTAGCCTGCACGTGGGTCATGGTCGTGGTGCTGCGTATGGCATGACGGTTGCGAACTTGCTTGAAGCGACCGGTGCAAAAGTCGATCGCGAATACTATGTCAATGATGCTGGCCGTCAAATGGACATTCTGGCGACTTCGACTTATCTGCGCTACTTAGAATTAACGGGTCAGGAACTGGTATTCCCGAAAAATGCCTACCAGGGTGACTACGTAAAAGAAATTGCACAAAGCATTATTGACCAGGATGGCGATGCTTATGTCCGTCCTGTGGCCGACGTGTATAAAGATGTGCCTGAAGATGTACAGTTTGCAGCCGAATTAGATGCTGATGGCAATAAAGTCGTATTGTCTGGTGATAAAGAAAAACACATTGATGGTTTGATCTTTAATTCACAAGCGTTAATTGGCACAGGCTACCGCGTATTCTTGCAAGCCGCGCTTAAAGCAATCTTAGATGATATTAAAGATGACCTCGGCGAGTTTGGTGTAACCTTCAATCAATGGTTCAGCGAAGAATCATTGACAGACAAAATTGAAGAAGCCTTACAGACTTTAGACCAGCGTGGTTTCCTGTATGAACTGGATGGCAACATCTGGTTTAAATCCACTGCATTCGGTGATGAAAAAGACCGTGTCGTAAAACGCCGTAATGGTCAGACCACCTACTTCGCATCTGACATCGCTTATCACCTGAACAAGTTACAACGTGGCTATACCGATATCATCGATATCTGGGGTTCGGATCACCACGGTTATATCGCACGTGTAAAAGCGGCCATTGATGCGTTGGGCTATGACTCGAAAAAATTAACGGTTCTTCTGGTTCAGTTCGTGAGCCTATGGCGTGGCGGCGAGATGGTACAAATGTCATCTCGTTCAGGTCAGTTCGTGACCTTGCGTGATTTGCGTAAAGAAGTCGGCAATGATGCCGCTCGTTTTTACTACGTGATGCGCAAGTCTGAACAGCACATTGATTTTGACCTGGATCTTGCTGTGTCACAAAGCAAGGACAACGCCGTGTATTACATCCAGTATGCACACGCCCGTATCTGTCGTATGTTAGAAAAAGCAGCGTCTACCAATGTTAACTTTGATGCTACAGCGGCACGTAATTTAGCGGCTAAGCTGGAGCTTGATGCTGAAACTGAAATCCTGGCCAAGCTGGCGGCCTATCCAGAAATTCTGGTCCGTGCTGCAAACAGCTATGAGCCGCATCAAATCGGTAACTACCTAAAAGAACTGGCAGCATTATTCCACGGCTGGTACAACGACAATAAAGTACTCGGTGATGATGCTGAATTGACCCAAGCACGCTTATTGTTATCAGTGAACGTGCGTCAGGTACTGCGTAACGGTCTGGAACTGCTTGGCGTATCAGCTCCTGAGAGCATGTAA
- the asd gene encoding archaetidylserine decarboxylase (Phosphatidylserine decarboxylase is synthesized as a single chain precursor. Generation of the pyruvoyl active site from a Ser is coupled to cleavage of a Gly-Ser bond between the larger (beta) and smaller (alpha chains). It is an integral membrane protein.), which produces MSITSRLKQQFFIKAQRLVPQHRLSRVVGKIAASENPIIKTAAITAFKAQYGIDMSIAEQANALKFKSFNEFFTRALKEGIRAVDPDATSIVSPADGAISQLGKIENGDVFQAKGQKFTVEALIADPQLAEPFKNGEFATVYLSPRDYHRVHMPFAGTLTETLYVPGELFSVNQVTAENIPGLFARNERMVCLFDTEIGRMAVVLVGAMIVAGIETVATGKVKPSGRIELNQHDLFLEKGAELGRFYLGSTAVILFEENKMQWDAAFKANSLVNMGEALGHTV; this is translated from the coding sequence TTGAGCATCACATCACGTTTAAAACAACAGTTTTTTATTAAAGCTCAACGATTAGTACCGCAACATCGCTTGTCTCGGGTGGTGGGTAAAATTGCCGCCAGCGAAAACCCGATTATCAAAACTGCTGCAATTACTGCCTTTAAGGCGCAGTATGGTATTGATATGTCGATTGCTGAACAGGCCAATGCCCTGAAATTCAAATCATTTAATGAATTTTTTACCCGTGCCCTAAAAGAAGGTATCCGTGCAGTTGATCCAGATGCTACGAGCATTGTTTCGCCTGCAGATGGTGCGATTTCCCAGCTGGGTAAAATTGAAAATGGCGATGTGTTTCAGGCCAAAGGCCAGAAATTTACCGTTGAAGCCCTGATTGCTGATCCGCAACTGGCCGAGCCATTCAAAAACGGTGAATTTGCGACCGTATATTTGTCGCCACGTGATTATCATCGGGTGCATATGCCATTTGCTGGCACCTTGACTGAAACGTTATATGTACCGGGCGAGCTATTCTCGGTCAATCAGGTGACCGCAGAAAATATTCCGGGCCTGTTTGCACGCAATGAACGTATGGTCTGTCTGTTTGATACTGAAATCGGCCGTATGGCGGTGGTATTGGTCGGTGCGATGATTGTGGCGGGTATTGAAACCGTGGCAACCGGCAAAGTGAAGCCTTCAGGCCGGATCGAACTCAATCAGCATGACCTGTTCCTGGAAAAAGGGGCGGAGCTGGGGCGTTTCTATCTCGGTTCAACTGCAGTGATTTTATTTGAAGAAAATAAAATGCAGTGGGATGCTGCATTCAAGGCCAACTCTTTGGTGAATATGGGTGAAGCGCTGGGGCATACAGTTTAA
- a CDS encoding CC0125/CC1285 family lipoprotein — MKNMLLGLSMIAAISLTGCATTPSKPLTFDQLGRYSTTPLNSNTYRISFQARPNMSFGTAEEITLLKAAQTTVQNGFQFFRVLNDPSNRTQQPPRQAIVYPAPSFYPYGYYRRYPGFWPDPFYDRPYTVTLDPAQVAYTIECFKANQAPQDAFDARLILQSLGAKYGLSPSGAVLQPQPANPS; from the coding sequence ATGAAAAACATGCTACTGGGATTGAGTATGATTGCTGCCATCAGCCTGACTGGCTGTGCAACCACACCCTCAAAGCCCTTAACATTTGATCAGTTAGGTCGCTACAGTACCACTCCCCTCAATAGCAACACTTACCGTATCAGCTTTCAGGCCCGTCCCAATATGAGCTTTGGCACAGCTGAAGAAATTACCCTGCTCAAAGCCGCACAGACTACCGTACAAAATGGCTTTCAGTTCTTCAGGGTACTGAATGATCCAAGTAACCGTACTCAACAACCTCCACGGCAGGCCATCGTCTATCCGGCACCGAGCTTTTATCCGTACGGGTATTACCGCCGATATCCGGGGTTCTGGCCAGACCCATTCTATGACCGTCCCTATACCGTGACTCTGGATCCTGCCCAGGTGGCCTATACCATTGAATGCTTCAAGGCCAATCAGGCGCCTCAAGATGCCTTTGATGCCCGCTTGATTTTACAGTCACTTGGGGCTAAATATGGTTTAAGTCCATCCGGTGCAGTGCTGCAACCGCAACCGGCCAATCCCTCCTGA
- a CDS encoding sulfurtransferase, whose product MTAAAFNFGLLIEAEDLVPYLGHEKLRIVDLSRASVYEQLHIPHALHLKPKLLVRQEETAMGLLPDTEGLQALIDYLNISPEHHVVAYDDEGGAWAGRLLWNLHCLGFENTSLLNGGIHAWLGASLPTSSSQEQFVPVQDILRVNLEHQANFQIGYDELRQQVENQQVQIWDCRTQDEYTGLRLAARRGGHIPGARHFEWSTALNRENHLKLQPLPRTQQRLEQLGFDLNQPVVVYCQSHHRSGLAYILGRLLGWKIRAYDGAWSEWGNRLDSPIATGELPS is encoded by the coding sequence ATGACCGCTGCAGCTTTTAATTTTGGCCTGCTGATTGAGGCAGAAGATTTAGTTCCCTATTTGGGCCATGAAAAACTTCGTATTGTCGACCTGAGCCGTGCCTCTGTGTATGAGCAGCTGCATATTCCGCATGCCTTGCATTTAAAGCCTAAACTTCTGGTGCGTCAGGAAGAAACGGCGATGGGACTATTACCGGATACCGAAGGCTTGCAGGCTCTCATTGATTATCTGAATATTTCTCCTGAACATCATGTGGTGGCTTATGATGATGAGGGCGGGGCATGGGCAGGGCGTTTGCTCTGGAACCTGCATTGTCTGGGCTTTGAAAATACCAGCTTATTGAATGGCGGGATTCATGCCTGGCTCGGTGCTAGCTTACCGACTTCTTCCAGTCAGGAGCAGTTTGTGCCAGTGCAGGATATATTGCGGGTCAATCTTGAGCATCAGGCGAATTTTCAGATTGGCTATGATGAACTGCGCCAACAGGTTGAAAATCAACAGGTTCAAATTTGGGATTGCCGTACACAAGATGAATATACTGGCCTACGTTTAGCGGCTCGACGCGGCGGTCACATTCCGGGAGCACGTCATTTTGAATGGAGTACTGCCCTTAATCGTGAAAATCATTTAAAATTACAGCCTTTACCACGTACTCAGCAGCGTCTGGAACAACTGGGCTTTGATTTGAATCAACCCGTTGTGGTGTACTGCCAGTCCCATCACCGCTCAGGTTTGGCCTATATTCTGGGTCGTTTACTGGGCTGGAAAATTCGAGCCTATGATGGTGCGTGGAGTGAATGGGGCAACCGCCTCGATAGTCCAATCGCTACAGGGGAGCTGCCATCTTGA
- a CDS encoding SPOR domain-containing protein: protein MFGKTQRGVSERPNKPKKPLIPTWLGTLVIILIVLSFLMALMLWKPWEPVKPKTQTSAESVQEEDTNKDYRFYDLLPQQQVTPIPEQAVPENKNQDTVVIVEAPRPEVATPEATTTEPGLEASEAPVAAPASYILQVRSFDDPDQADARRAEIILNGLSADVVRSVENGKVWYRVVSGPYDSAEAAIIAQQTLQNSGIDSIVVKR from the coding sequence GTGTTTGGAAAAACGCAACGCGGTGTATCTGAAAGACCGAATAAGCCTAAAAAGCCACTTATTCCAACCTGGCTCGGCACACTCGTGATCATTTTAATCGTGTTAAGTTTTTTGATGGCACTGATGCTCTGGAAGCCATGGGAACCAGTTAAACCGAAAACTCAAACAAGTGCTGAATCTGTCCAAGAAGAAGATACCAATAAAGATTACCGTTTTTATGATCTCTTGCCACAGCAACAAGTGACGCCAATTCCTGAACAGGCCGTCCCTGAAAACAAAAATCAGGATACGGTAGTGATTGTAGAAGCACCTCGACCTGAAGTGGCTACACCTGAGGCGACCACAACTGAGCCTGGCTTAGAAGCCAGCGAAGCACCTGTTGCCGCTCCGGCCAGTTATATTCTGCAAGTTCGCAGCTTTGATGATCCAGATCAAGCCGATGCCCGCCGTGCCGAAATTATTCTCAATGGTTTATCTGCCGATGTGGTACGCAGTGTAGAAAATGGCAAAGTCTGGTATCGCGTGGTTTCAGGCCCATATGATTCTGCCGAAGCCGCGATTATCGCGCAGCAAACCTTGCAGAATAGCGGGATTGATTCCATCGTCGTGAAAAGATAA
- a CDS encoding disulfide bond formation protein B, which translates to MQWGYRFVSGMLFLAAVIGMAFALYLEHVQGLAPCPLCVFQRVGLIGLGIISLIAFLHNPASNLMKRFYTLLGSLSILWSVGVAARHVWLQNLPPDQVPSCGPGLEYWLETLPMQSVLQQVLNGSGECAAIDWTFLGQSLPVWSLIFFSILLLISLWQLLRKYKKAPVKRLRDKY; encoded by the coding sequence ATGCAATGGGGTTATCGCTTCGTGAGTGGTATGTTGTTTCTGGCTGCTGTCATCGGCATGGCATTTGCCTTATATCTTGAGCATGTACAAGGTCTGGCGCCTTGTCCGCTCTGTGTGTTTCAGCGTGTCGGATTAATCGGACTCGGGATCATCTCACTGATCGCATTCCTGCATAATCCCGCATCTAATCTCATGAAGCGGTTCTATACCTTGCTGGGTTCGCTCAGTATTTTGTGGTCTGTGGGCGTGGCTGCGCGTCATGTCTGGTTACAGAACCTGCCCCCGGATCAGGTGCCGAGCTGTGGTCCCGGTCTGGAATACTGGCTGGAAACCCTGCCGATGCAGTCTGTACTGCAACAGGTCTTAAATGGTTCAGGGGAATGTGCCGCGATTGACTGGACCTTCTTGGGTCAATCCTTGCCTGTCTGGTCTTTGATCTTTTTCAGTATTTTATTGCTGATTAGCCTGTGGCAACTACTGCGTAAATATAAAAAGGCACCGGTTAAACGACTCAGAGATAAATATTAA
- a CDS encoding IS4-like element ISAbe18 family transposase, with protein MSHQNTVFHELIKPVVRQDFEQLAKVHHVGQKFRAASRWDQFIAILMSQFSCRQSLRDIQSNLECQQEKLSHLGAKSIPRSTLARINEQQPAALYQQLFHKLLKYYEHSKVAHKFRFKNPLYSLDASHIDLSLSLCEWAKVHDSKASMKLSIGLNHSNDIPEFVAVENGKENDMVQGRKFQFPAGSIVVFDKGYVDYQWYANLTAQNIGFVTRFRPKSVYQVIQQHPVLESKGILKDETIQLNSAHALKRKAPVLRRIEYRDQQSGKHFSFLSNNFHLAASTIAAIYKDRWKVELFFKAIKQNLKLKAFLGRSRNAIQTQIWIAMIAYLLVSFAQHLGKTGWTVQRLLRIIQVNLFERRTLKALFSPDKIPIKQEEAQMSFLL; from the coding sequence TTGTCACATCAGAATACCGTATTTCATGAGCTAATTAAACCTGTTGTGCGACAGGATTTTGAACAACTTGCTAAAGTACACCATGTTGGACAGAAATTTAGAGCGGCTTCCCGGTGGGATCAGTTTATTGCCATATTGATGTCTCAATTCTCTTGTAGACAAAGTCTGAGAGATATTCAATCCAATTTGGAGTGCCAACAGGAAAAGCTAAGTCATCTCGGAGCAAAGTCTATTCCCCGAAGCACGCTGGCACGAATCAATGAGCAGCAGCCTGCTGCCTTGTATCAACAGCTATTTCACAAGTTGCTTAAATACTATGAACACTCAAAAGTAGCTCATAAATTTCGCTTTAAGAATCCCTTGTATTCCTTGGATGCCAGTCATATTGACCTGTCGCTTTCCTTATGTGAATGGGCCAAAGTTCACGACTCAAAAGCCAGCATGAAACTCAGCATAGGATTGAATCACAGCAATGATATTCCTGAGTTTGTTGCAGTTGAAAATGGCAAAGAAAATGACATGGTACAAGGCCGCAAATTCCAGTTTCCTGCTGGCAGCATTGTAGTTTTTGATAAAGGCTATGTCGATTACCAATGGTATGCAAATCTGACTGCTCAAAACATTGGATTTGTCACACGTTTTAGGCCTAAATCTGTGTATCAGGTGATCCAGCAACATCCAGTGCTTGAATCCAAAGGTATTCTAAAAGATGAAACCATTCAGCTGAATAGCGCACATGCCCTAAAAAGAAAAGCCCCAGTGTTAAGAAGAATTGAATATAGAGATCAGCAAAGTGGCAAGCACTTTAGCTTTCTCAGCAATAACTTTCATTTAGCCGCCTCCACCATTGCGGCGATTTATAAAGATCGTTGGAAAGTTGAGCTGTTCTTTAAGGCGATTAAGCAGAATCTCAAATTAAAAGCGTTTCTAGGCCGCAGCAGGAACGCAATTCAGACACAAATCTGGATTGCGATGATCGCCTATTTATTGGTGAGTTTCGCTCAACATTTAGGGAAAACAGGTTGGACAGTTCAACGTTTACTCAGAATAATTCAAGTGAATTTGTTTGAAAGAAGAACTTTAAAAGCTTTATTTTCACCCGATAAAATACCCATAAAACAAGAGGAAGCTCAAATGAGCTTCCTCTTGTGA